DNA from Methanospirillum lacunae:
GTCTATTCCCTCGTTGCTGGAACGATAATCGCAGGTATCGTTTCCTTCATCACCTTTGGAGGGTTTACCTATTTGATCTACCTCATCTACCCGTCAATTGTAGCAGGCTCAAGGCGGAGAGATATCGAGTCAAGCCTGCCATATGCGATCAACTATCTTGCAGCAATGTCTACTGCCGGAATTCCTCCCGCAGAGGTCTTCAGGCAACTGGGCAGTTCAACAATATATGGTGAGTCTTCTGTTGAGGCCAGGTATGTCTCGCTCGAAATTGATGTATTTGGAAAAGACCTCATAGATGCTCTCAAAACTGTCTCCATGGCGACCCCGAGCCAAAGAATGAGGGAGTTCATGCAGGGAGCGATTGGAAGTGTGGCTTCTGGATCTAACATTTCTGATTATTTCAGAACAAAAGCAGAACAGTACACATATGAGAACCGGCAAACACAGAAACAATTCCTTGATACCCTTGCACTCATCTCTGAAAGTTATGTAACAGCCCTTGTCGCAGGGACTCTCTTCCTTATTCTGATCCAATCTGTCATGTCGATTCTTTCGGGGGAAGGAACCCCGTTCTTTCTCTATATCATCATTTACCTGATCATTCCGTTTGGGAGTGTGATGTTTGTGGTCATGATTGATGCTATGACACCGGAGTGGTAGAGATGAGACTCTTTGATCGGTTCAAAAAGAAGGATGAAGTAATACTCAGCCCTGATGATGAGGCGGCAAAGAAGATCCTTGATAAGATAGAACTCCACAGGCAGTATTCCAAAGGGAACCTCCGGATTATCAGACATCCCTTTCGGACCCTTACCGAAAAACCTGTTAATATCCTTTTTGCATCTGTCCCCCTTGGTATTATCGTCTTTATCATCGGGTTTTCAATGGCAATCCAGAAAGATGGGATTATATCGCTGCTCAAGAATTCTTTTATTGACGATGTCATTGTGATTACACTGCTGATCATTCTCATACCGCTGGTTGTTCTGGATCTACGAGAATCTCGGAGAATCAGAAGTATCGAGATTGCACTCCCGAACTTCTTCCGGGATCTTGCAGGAATGCATGAGAGTGGAATGACTCTTCAGGGTGCAGTCCACCTTGTTTCAATGAGTGAGTATGGCGCCCTCACTCCTCATATCAAACAGATGGATCAACGAATATCCTGGAATTTCCCTTTTATTGATGCAATTCGTGCGATGGGAGAAGAGATCCCTATCCCACTTGTCCGCAGAAGTGTGGATCTCATTGCCAGGGCGAGTGAAGCCGGTGGTGATATTGTTGAGGTGCTTAGAGCTGCAGCAAAGGACTCGTTTGAGTATGTAACACAAAATACAGACCGGCGAAATAACATGTTCATCTATGTGATCATCGTTCTTGCTTCGTTCGGTGTGTTCCTTTTTGTGATGCTCATTCTCGTTTCATCATTTTTGAAGACCATGGCGGATCTTGGGACGACAACCGGTGCTTCATCAGCACCCGGATTTAATCTCGGTGGTTTTGATCTCGCTCTCTATATTAGGATATTTTCACACGGTGCCATGTTCCAGGGTTTTTTTTCAGGGTTGGTTGCTGGTGTAATGGGTGAAGGACGGGTCACAGCGGGTCTCAAGTATTCAGTTATAATGCTCCTCATTGCCTGGATTGTCTTCAGGGTTGCTGTCTGATTGATCAATATCCTGCAAAGGTCTAAAAACCCCCTCTGGTACCGTAATAATAAATTCAGCACCTATGCCGTAGGTACCAGATTCTTTGATACCCATTCCAGTGAGTCCGAGAACCTCCTTTGCAAAAAAAAGGCCCCATCCTGTTCCGGTTCCAACACCTCTCTCAAAGATCCGTTCTTTCATAGTTTCCGGAACACCCCCTCCATCATCAACATAGACGATGAGAAGATCTGAGTTATACCGTCGAGTTGTAACAGTGATGTAAAAGACGTCTTTTCCATGTTTCAGACTATTTTCGATGAGGTTGTAAAAGACCTTCTGAAGGAGCTGGTCAGCATAGATCTCATAGTTCTCCCCTGTAACAGAGAATATAAGCCCTTTACGACGGGACATGGCATATGCAAGATTCCACACCGTTTGGATGTCCTGCCATCGTGGCTTTTCGATACCAGCTTTCTGATATTCTTTGGAGAATTCGATGTGTTTGTTGATCTTTTCAGAGGCTTCTTCAGCACTACTGATAAGTTGGGTAAGCGATGTATCAATGTTTTTACGTCTGATGAGTCCGAGCATTCCCCTGATTGTTGTGAGTTGGTTTACAATATCGTGTCTGGTCATACTCCCGAGAAGTGAGAGTTTCTTGTTGGAGAGGAGGAGTTCACGCTCTGCACTCCGATACTGGGAGATGTCAGTAATTACACAGAGATAACCCTGTTTTCCTGTTTCAAGGGGATAGGATGCCAATGCAATTCTTACCCAAATATCTTTTCCATTTTTAGTCCGGGTATGTATCTCATGGTGCCCGGGTTGCATTATCGGGGTTTGTTCAATCGTGCTCTTATCTTCCGGATTGTGTTGAGAGAAGAGTGAGTCGAGTCGTTTTCCGGTCAGTTCGTAGGAGGTAGTTTCAAAAATTTCTGCCAAAGCAGGATTTGAAAACCAGATCAGATTATCAGGTCCAATCAGACATATCCCCTCCTCAACTAGTTCTACCAGGCGGGAAAGCCGGTGTTCTGAGGAGATTCTCTCCTGTTGTGCCTGTTCTAGAGAACTAATCATATTGTTGATAGAACCAGCAAGATCACTGATTTCATCATCTCTCTTTGTCTTGATTCGGCCTGAAAGTAGACCTGAGTTACCAATATTAATGAGGTCCCGGTTAAGATCCTGAAGTGGTGATATGATGATGCGGTTTATTAGCCATGATGCGAGGTACATAAAGATAATTGTCAGAAGAAGCAACGATGCAATCAGAAAAATCCGTGAGTATATACCTCCTCTATTCAAATCCTCTCGCTTGGTAATCTGGATACAGAGAACTGGCTGCCCTTCAATATCAGAAATAACAGCCTCATAGGCATTATTAGTACTTTTTTCCTGAGATGCACGAGAGAAAGATTCTAAATTTGTATCTGAAACCAGGGTGACCGAAATGTTCTGAAGAAGGTTTTGCGACAGTTCGTTTATCTTGTCATTATCCAGGCGACTAAGTATAACTATCGTTCCCCGGGAAGGCCCCTGCATCATCGAATTTAAAATTGGATGTGAAGCAACCGCAAATGGAGTCTGGTTATCTACTATGATCCCCTGGATCCCATCTGGTGATGCAGAAAGAATAGGATATGTCTGCAGGAGTTTGTTTATGTATTCAGGGATTGGATCTGTAGTATTGTTCTGGGAAATACAGATCCCATTAACTAGGGTGTTATTAAGATTGTATAATGTAATCGAATAAAGTTTCATACCCCTGAGTGAAGATTGGACAAGGTTTGAGGAGATGTATTCAGGATTTCCCGAAACCATATATTCATATGTGTCATCCCATATCCCCCAATCCTGAGATATTGTGGAAAGACGAGATTCTTCTCCGTATAATGAGTTCTCAGCCCTGTGCAGGTCCTCTGATGCATACTGTTGTTCCAGACCTGATAGACTCCCCATCACAGTGAATTCAAATGTTACAATTAAAATTACGGCAATCGCAAGTATTGAAATCCCGATAATGAGAATTGTTTGTGCATAGAGTCGCATAAAGAAGAACTCCTGTATCTGGATGAAGAATGACGAACGACAATACCTTAATGTAAACCCAAATAATTGTTTCGACTTTGGGCTCTAATTGGCATCCAGGTATTGAATTCAAAAGATATCAGGCCAGTTCTACCACGTGGGACGACTCAGGTGTGTTTACCTTGAAAGTGAAGTTGTGGAGGGTTCCATTTTCAGTGAGAACTACTCCTGTATAATCACCGTATAATAACTGAAAACTGGTCTGCCCTGTAGCCGAGGTGATATCGTTACCAACTATTTTTCCCTCACTTTTTATTGTGACACGTATCCCTGGCATGGATCTTCCACCTTTGCGAAGATCCAACGTAATATTGCCTATTCCTTTTCTGACTGATGGGATCTCGGGTATGGCATAGACATTGGGAACCTTGATGTGGCTTTTGTCATATATACGGCAGCCAGTGATAAAGCGGGTAGCAATCTCGGGAGCAGTCGGATAGAATGTAAATTGGTGGCTATCCCTGAGGAAGAGGGTACTTTTATCGCCATACAGGACACCGGTTCGATCGATATATATCCCTCCATCTGGTTCACCATTCAGGAATATCAAAAAGGCCCGATGACCGTCCTGGCCTGTTGACGAAGCAATTCCATTCATTTTTAAGGAACGTGCTTGTTTAATAAGTTCAGGCAGAGTCCATGATCCTGCTGGACGTGTATTTTCAATAATAAAGTTGAGCGGAACATTCTCGTCAAAATCACCCATGTCTCTGGGCAGATCTGTGGCCTTCTCCTGGTACCGCTCTTCGTATTCTTTAATATCAGCTCGTGCCTCGCTCTCCTGGCTGATATCCCGTCCGGTTGCTTTGCAACTCACGAGTTGTCCTTCTGTTGAGAAGACCCCCTCAATGTGCCATGAAAAAGTAAGATCTCTCCCATCCGGTGATGTGAAGGTCTGTTGCAGGTCTACATTTGATGAATCAGGGGTGAGAAGATGTATAGCTCCACTGAGTTCCTCCTGATCTTCGAGGGAAAGATCAGACAGGAATTTTCTACCTATCATATCTGTTGGAGCCCCATGATTGAGGGCGGAGAATTGCTCGTTTGAACGAATTATTGTGAGATCAGGCAGAAAGTCAACGATAAGTTCACTCTGGACTGCAAGGACAGAGTGATAGAGTTCTTCTCTCGCGGCCAGTTCTTCCTGTACATCTTTACGATCTGCGACCTGGATGATTCGTTGCTCAAGAACAGCAAACTGTTCGAAGGGATCATTCCCTTTCCTGATATAATAATCAGCCCCGTGATTGAGGGCCTCGATGACGACCTCTTCCTTCCCTTTTCCTGTGAAGAGAAGGAACGGAATGTTTCCGTAATTCTGTCTGATATATTTTAAAAGGGCTACCCCATCCATGTCCTGCATCATGTAGTCTGATACTATGACCTGGAATGAGTTCTTTGAAAGAGCTTCTATTGCTTCCCGTCCTGAACTGACACACGTGAGATCAACTTTTCCAGAGTGGCCGAGGTACTCTTGTGCCAGCATCAGGTGAGGGATCTCATCGTCTACATACAGGACCTGAATTGCCATGGGTGAGCCTAGTACTGTTAGTTTAGTCTTTTCGCTGATAATTGTTTCCTTAGCCCGGAATTGTCTGATTATCAGTTATCGTACAAACAAATGTAAAAGAGGAAAGG
Protein-coding regions in this window:
- a CDS encoding type II secretion system F family protein, translating into MNSYERFCFNLLGSRMLSSREKYFDLIANLRSARMGITFEAYLATAVITSAIAGFFGSILVALIVYLLNIPALITFKGNIPQDIASGINQFSVYSLVAGTIIAGIVSFITFGGFTYLIYLIYPSIVAGSRRRDIESSLPYAINYLAAMSTAGIPPAEVFRQLGSSTIYGESSVEARYVSLEIDVFGKDLIDALKTVSMATPSQRMREFMQGAIGSVASGSNISDYFRTKAEQYTYENRQTQKQFLDTLALISESYVTALVAGTLFLILIQSVMSILSGEGTPFFLYIIIYLIIPFGSVMFVVMIDAMTPEW
- a CDS encoding type II secretion system F family protein; this encodes MRLFDRFKKKDEVILSPDDEAAKKILDKIELHRQYSKGNLRIIRHPFRTLTEKPVNILFASVPLGIIVFIIGFSMAIQKDGIISLLKNSFIDDVIVITLLIILIPLVVLDLRESRRIRSIEIALPNFFRDLAGMHESGMTLQGAVHLVSMSEYGALTPHIKQMDQRISWNFPFIDAIRAMGEEIPIPLVRRSVDLIARASEAGGDIVEVLRAAAKDSFEYVTQNTDRRNNMFIYVIIVLASFGVFLFVMLILVSSFLKTMADLGTTTGASSAPGFNLGGFDLALYIRIFSHGAMFQGFFSGLVAGVMGEGRVTAGLKYSVIMLLIAWIVFRVAV
- a CDS encoding CHASE4 domain-containing protein, with protein sequence MRLYAQTILIIGISILAIAVILIVTFEFTVMGSLSGLEQQYASEDLHRAENSLYGEESRLSTISQDWGIWDDTYEYMVSGNPEYISSNLVQSSLRGMKLYSITLYNLNNTLVNGICISQNNTTDPIPEYINKLLQTYPILSASPDGIQGIIVDNQTPFAVASHPILNSMMQGPSRGTIVILSRLDNDKINELSQNLLQNISVTLVSDTNLESFSRASQEKSTNNAYEAVISDIEGQPVLCIQITKREDLNRGGIYSRIFLIASLLLLTIIFMYLASWLINRIIISPLQDLNRDLINIGNSGLLSGRIKTKRDDEISDLAGSINNMISSLEQAQQERISSEHRLSRLVELVEEGICLIGPDNLIWFSNPALAEIFETTSYELTGKRLDSLFSQHNPEDKSTIEQTPIMQPGHHEIHTRTKNGKDIWVRIALASYPLETGKQGYLCVITDISQYRSAERELLLSNKKLSLLGSMTRHDIVNQLTTIRGMLGLIRRKNIDTSLTQLISSAEEASEKINKHIEFSKEYQKAGIEKPRWQDIQTVWNLAYAMSRRKGLIFSVTGENYEIYADQLLQKVFYNLIENSLKHGKDVFYITVTTRRYNSDLLIVYVDDGGGVPETMKERIFERGVGTGTGWGLFFAKEVLGLTGMGIKESGTYGIGAEFIITVPEGVFRPLQDIDQSDSNPEDNPGNEEHYN
- a CDS encoding response regulator, whose product is MAIQVLYVDDEIPHLMLAQEYLGHSGKVDLTCVSSGREAIEALSKNSFQVIVSDYMMQDMDGVALLKYIRQNYGNIPFLLFTGKGKEEVVIEALNHGADYYIRKGNDPFEQFAVLEQRIIQVADRKDVQEELAAREELYHSVLAVQSELIVDFLPDLTIIRSNEQFSALNHGAPTDMIGRKFLSDLSLEDQEELSGAIHLLTPDSSNVDLQQTFTSPDGRDLTFSWHIEGVFSTEGQLVSCKATGRDISQESEARADIKEYEERYQEKATDLPRDMGDFDENVPLNFIIENTRPAGSWTLPELIKQARSLKMNGIASSTGQDGHRAFLIFLNGEPDGGIYIDRTGVLYGDKSTLFLRDSHQFTFYPTAPEIATRFITGCRIYDKSHIKVPNVYAIPEIPSVRKGIGNITLDLRKGGRSMPGIRVTIKSEGKIVGNDITSATGQTSFQLLYGDYTGVVLTENGTLHNFTFKVNTPESSHVVELA